A genomic segment from Roseibium algicola encodes:
- a CDS encoding MATE family efflux transporter, translating into MSQLSATGERPKLAFAVTHRTVLAIAIPMTLAYLSTPLLGIVDMAVIGRLGDPALLGGIAIGGIIFDLVFTTFNFLRSGTTGLTAQAFGAQNEEEVRATLLRAFVIAAIGGLLVIFLQAPLREIGLWFLGGSADVQAATSRYFDIRVYSAPFLLANYAMLGWFIGLGRAGTGLVLQLVLNGLNIGLSVWFVIGFGWSVEGVALATVLSEIAATALGVCLVVFTTGKTSWPAFQVIFDRRLLVRMMAVNRDIMIRSFTLLFAFAFFTARSADQGDTVLAANALLEKFIMLAAFFLDGLATAAEQLAGRAVGARYRPAFDRALKLTALWSFALAGILSTLFWFFGQYMIDFMTTAEDVRQVTSTYLVWAILTPVFGVLAFQMDGVFIGATWSSTMRNMMLLSLVVYLAAYYLLFPILGNHGLWLAFLLFFGTRGLTLLAACRKRAAETFGNA; encoded by the coding sequence ATGTCCCAACTTTCAGCAACCGGCGAGCGGCCGAAACTGGCGTTTGCGGTTACCCACCGCACTGTTCTTGCCATCGCCATTCCGATGACACTCGCCTATCTGTCGACGCCCCTGCTCGGCATCGTCGACATGGCCGTGATCGGCCGCCTTGGTGACCCGGCTCTGCTTGGCGGGATTGCCATAGGCGGGATCATCTTCGACCTGGTGTTCACGACCTTCAACTTCTTGAGGTCCGGGACGACAGGCCTGACAGCCCAGGCTTTCGGTGCCCAGAACGAAGAAGAAGTCAGGGCAACACTGCTGCGCGCCTTCGTGATTGCGGCCATCGGCGGGCTCCTGGTCATCTTCTTGCAAGCTCCCTTGCGGGAAATCGGGCTCTGGTTCCTGGGAGGCAGTGCGGATGTGCAGGCCGCAACGAGCCGCTACTTTGACATCCGCGTCTATAGTGCCCCTTTTCTCCTTGCAAACTATGCCATGCTCGGCTGGTTCATCGGCCTCGGGCGTGCGGGAACAGGGCTGGTGCTTCAGCTCGTTCTGAACGGGCTCAACATCGGCCTCAGTGTCTGGTTCGTCATCGGTTTCGGCTGGAGCGTGGAAGGTGTCGCGCTGGCAACTGTCCTGAGTGAAATCGCGGCAACGGCACTGGGCGTCTGCCTGGTCGTCTTCACCACCGGCAAGACGTCCTGGCCGGCTTTTCAGGTGATTTTCGACCGCCGCCTGCTGGTGCGCATGATGGCCGTCAACCGGGACATCATGATCCGCTCCTTCACCCTTCTCTTCGCCTTCGCGTTTTTCACGGCGCGTTCGGCAGACCAGGGTGACACCGTATTGGCCGCAAACGCTTTGCTTGAGAAGTTCATCATGCTGGCTGCGTTCTTTCTGGATGGTCTGGCAACTGCGGCGGAACAGCTTGCGGGCCGCGCGGTCGGCGCAAGATACCGGCCCGCCTTCGACCGCGCATTGAAACTGACAGCACTGTGGAGCTTCGCCCTGGCGGGGATCCTGTCGACGCTGTTCTGGTTTTTCGGGCAGTACATGATCGATTTCATGACAACGGCAGAAGATGTCCGTCAGGTAACGTCGACCTATCTTGTGTGGGCGATACTGACCCCGGTCTTCGGCGTGCTGGCATTCCAGATGGACGGGGTCTTTATCGGCGCTACGTGGTCATCGACCATGCGCAACATGATGCTGTTGTCGCTCGTCGTTTACCTGGCTGCCTATTACCTTCTGTTTCCTATCCTGGGGAACCACGGTCTTTGGCTCGCCTTCCTGTTGTTCTTCGGAACGCGTGGCCTGACATTGCTGGCCGCCTGCAGAAAGCGGGCAGCCGAGACGTTCGGCAACGCATAA
- a CDS encoding histone deacetylase family protein produces the protein MTLPIVHHPAYCADLPANHRFPMDKFRAVAELIRQEGLLGDNAFFRPRPAPFEWVALAHEPAYVDQVFNARVPEKVAREIGFPMREDIALRARCATGGTVLTGYLALEHGIACNTAGGSHHARRAHGAGFCVFNDVAVAIKVLQADGAIRKALVVDLDVHQGDGTADIFQGDPDVFTFSLHSEKNYPVRKVPSHLDIGLADGTSDEVYLAVLEEVLPDLLRQGPWDIVFFNAGVDPYAGDRLGRLSLSRDGLCRRDRYVIETVRKAGVPLAGVLGGGYSTDIDELADRHVTLHRTAKAVMAEDFTMVAANEQVAG, from the coding sequence ATGACCCTGCCTATCGTTCACCATCCGGCCTACTGCGCCGATCTTCCCGCCAATCACCGGTTCCCGATGGACAAGTTCCGTGCCGTCGCCGAGTTGATACGGCAGGAAGGGCTTCTCGGCGACAACGCCTTTTTCAGGCCTCGTCCCGCCCCCTTCGAGTGGGTCGCACTCGCACATGAGCCGGCCTATGTGGATCAGGTCTTCAATGCCCGGGTGCCGGAAAAGGTGGCGCGGGAAATCGGTTTTCCGATGCGCGAGGACATCGCCCTGCGGGCACGCTGTGCAACGGGTGGGACCGTGTTGACGGGATATCTGGCGTTGGAACACGGCATTGCCTGCAACACCGCCGGCGGCAGTCATCATGCCCGGCGTGCACACGGAGCCGGGTTCTGCGTCTTCAACGACGTCGCAGTTGCCATCAAGGTGTTGCAGGCGGACGGCGCCATCCGTAAGGCGCTGGTGGTCGACCTGGACGTGCATCAGGGAGACGGAACCGCGGACATCTTTCAGGGCGACCCGGATGTCTTCACTTTCTCGCTTCACTCGGAAAAGAACTACCCCGTGCGAAAGGTCCCCTCCCATCTCGATATAGGTCTTGCCGATGGGACGAGTGACGAAGTCTATCTTGCTGTTCTGGAAGAGGTTCTGCCTGACCTGCTGCGCCAGGGGCCCTGGGACATCGTTTTCTTCAATGCCGGTGTCGATCCCTATGCCGGTGATCGTCTCGGCAGACTGTCGCTGTCACGCGACGGTCTTTGCAGGCGTGACCGCTATGTCATCGAAACGGTGCGAAAGGCGGGCGTGCCGCTGGCGGGCGTTCTGGGCGGAGGCTATTCGACGGATATCGACGAATTGGCCGATCGCCATGTGACACTGCATCGAACAGCCAAGGCCGTTATGGCTGAGGATTTCACTATGGTCGCCGCCAATGAACAGGTGGCCGGCTAA
- a CDS encoding DUF952 domain-containing protein, whose translation MTLIFKIVPKSMWQEATDQGVFKGAPVDLQDGFIHFSAEDQVRETAAKHFAGHQGLLLAAFDADGFGDLLKWETSRGGALFPHLYGSLDPKVALWVKELPLSPDGSHDFPELDQ comes from the coding sequence ATGACCCTGATTTTCAAGATCGTCCCGAAATCCATGTGGCAGGAGGCAACCGACCAAGGCGTCTTCAAGGGCGCGCCGGTGGACCTTCAGGACGGCTTCATTCATTTTTCCGCCGAGGATCAGGTCCGGGAAACCGCTGCAAAGCATTTCGCGGGCCATCAGGGTCTGTTGCTGGCCGCCTTTGATGCTGATGGGTTTGGCGACTTGTTGAAATGGGAAACTTCCCGGGGCGGGGCCCTGTTTCCCCATCTCTATGGCTCGCTGGACCCGAAGGTCGCACTCTGGGTGAAGGAACTGCCGCTTTCACCGGACGGGTCACATGACTTTCCGGAGCTGGATCAATGA
- a CDS encoding quinone-dependent dihydroorotate dehydrogenase encodes MIPPFLENVALRGLQCLDAETAHRATVVALKSGLMPPRRKVSDPRLAVKLWDLTFPNPLGMAAGFDKNGEVPDALLKLGFGYTEAGSVTPKPQPGNPRPRVFRLPADEGVINRYGFNNEGHAALRQRLEARRRLTGIVGINVGANKDATDRIADYVAGITAFADLASYFTVNISSPNTPGLRDLQARSALADLLTAVITARDECTQTFGRKVPVLLKIAPDVADEDLQDIVVEVLAKSVDGLIVSNTTIGRDGLIGKGPAQETGGLSGKPLFRKSTIMLARARKLAGPDLPIIGVGGIDSAETAWTKITAGADLLQLYSALVFKGAGLIDEILSGLSAKLDQHGIASLRDARDANVDAWASETA; translated from the coding sequence ATGATACCGCCTTTCCTTGAAAACGTTGCGCTGAGAGGCCTGCAGTGCCTGGACGCCGAAACCGCGCACCGTGCGACTGTTGTGGCTTTGAAATCCGGTCTGATGCCGCCGCGCCGGAAGGTGTCTGACCCGCGCCTTGCAGTGAAGCTCTGGGATCTGACCTTTCCCAATCCGCTCGGAATGGCTGCAGGGTTCGACAAGAACGGCGAAGTGCCCGATGCGCTGCTGAAGCTGGGGTTCGGATATACCGAGGCAGGGTCGGTTACCCCGAAGCCGCAACCCGGCAATCCGCGGCCGAGGGTGTTCCGCTTGCCCGCAGACGAAGGCGTGATCAACCGCTATGGATTCAACAACGAAGGCCACGCAGCCTTGCGCCAGCGGCTTGAAGCCCGCCGGCGGTTGACAGGAATTGTCGGCATCAATGTTGGTGCCAACAAGGACGCAACCGACCGGATTGCCGACTACGTCGCCGGCATCACCGCATTCGCCGACTTGGCGTCTTATTTTACCGTCAACATTTCTTCACCCAACACACCGGGACTGCGCGACCTGCAGGCCCGGTCCGCACTTGCCGATCTGCTGACCGCCGTGATCACGGCGCGGGACGAATGCACGCAGACGTTTGGGCGCAAGGTTCCTGTGCTCTTGAAGATCGCGCCGGACGTTGCTGATGAGGACCTGCAGGATATCGTCGTGGAAGTGCTCGCCAAGAGCGTCGACGGCCTGATCGTCTCCAACACGACGATCGGACGAGACGGCCTGATCGGCAAGGGGCCGGCACAGGAAACCGGAGGCTTGTCGGGCAAGCCCCTGTTCCGGAAATCGACCATCATGCTGGCGCGCGCACGCAAACTGGCCGGACCGGACCTGCCGATCATCGGTGTCGGCGGTATCGACAGTGCGGAAACCGCCTGGACCAAGATCACGGCGGGGGCGGACCTGTTGCAGCTCTATTCTGCCCTTGTGTTCAAGGGCGCGGGGCTGATTGACGAGATCCTGAGCGGCCTTTCTGCAAAACTGGACCAGCACGGGATTGCGTCGCTGCGCGACGCGCGGGATGCCAATGTCGATGCTTGGGCATCGGAAACGGCCTAG
- a CDS encoding S24 family peptidase, with protein sequence MSERYLFLSRQYGETAAVLSHEKVWAAIDALASQNGLSPSGLARRAGLDPTAFNPSKRVAGDGRPRWPSTESLAKVLAATGEALNTFAARVETPGGPNDAAPALVPLAGFDAASDRNAFDSAGRPAGATWQSLSFPQIGAAFALQVSTEDFHPLYRNGDIVVVAPGAPLRTGDRLAIKLNSGRLSLYTLQETGDEDLAVCTIGDNSQSVRFQHSAIEWTARIIWASQ encoded by the coding sequence ATGAGCGAAAGGTATTTATTCCTGTCGCGTCAATACGGAGAAACGGCAGCCGTGCTCTCACATGAAAAGGTCTGGGCGGCCATTGATGCCCTCGCCTCGCAGAACGGGCTTTCGCCGTCCGGCCTGGCTCGGCGTGCCGGACTGGATCCGACCGCTTTCAACCCGTCGAAACGCGTTGCGGGCGACGGACGCCCACGGTGGCCATCGACAGAGTCGCTTGCCAAGGTGCTGGCCGCCACCGGCGAAGCCTTGAACACGTTTGCCGCCAGAGTTGAAACCCCGGGCGGGCCAAACGACGCTGCGCCAGCTTTGGTGCCCCTTGCAGGGTTTGATGCTGCCTCGGACCGAAATGCCTTCGACAGTGCCGGCCGGCCAGCCGGCGCGACGTGGCAAAGTCTCAGCTTTCCCCAAATCGGCGCTGCGTTTGCGCTGCAGGTCAGCACCGAAGACTTCCATCCCCTTTACAGAAACGGCGATATCGTCGTGGTTGCTCCCGGCGCGCCCCTTCGCACCGGTGACAGGCTTGCCATCAAGCTCAACAGTGGCCGGTTGTCGCTTTACACGTTGCAGGAGACAGGCGACGAAGACCTGGCGGTTTGCACAATCGGGGACAATTCACAGTCAGTGCGCTTTCAGCACTCGGCAATCGAGTGGACAGCCCGTATTATCTGGGCGAGCCAATAA